One stretch of Streptomyces sp. NBC_00443 DNA includes these proteins:
- a CDS encoding ArsA family ATPase, with translation MSRLQVVSGKGGTGKTTVAAALALALATEGKRTLLVEVEGRQGIAQLFETEALPYEERKIAVAPGGGEVYALAIDPELALLDYLQMFYKMGGAGRALKKLGAIDFATTVAPGLRDVLLTGKACEAVRRKDKAGRYIYDCVVMDAPPTGRITRFLNVNDEVAGLARIGPIHNQAQAVMRVLKSAETAVHLVTLLEEMPVQETADGIAELRAARLPVGRVIVNMVRPEVLDATDLELVRSVPRAALAKSLSSAGLGGARRGGNAERLVDPLLAQADEYAERYALEQEQRAALDELGLPVHELPLRAEGMDLAGLYELAGELREQGLS, from the coding sequence CGGAGGGGAAGCGGACGCTTCTCGTCGAGGTCGAGGGCAGGCAGGGCATCGCGCAGCTCTTCGAAACAGAGGCGCTGCCCTATGAGGAGCGGAAGATCGCCGTCGCTCCTGGGGGCGGGGAGGTGTATGCCCTCGCCATAGACCCCGAACTGGCCCTTCTGGACTACCTCCAGATGTTCTACAAAATGGGCGGTGCGGGCCGGGCCCTGAAGAAGCTCGGCGCGATCGACTTCGCCACCACCGTCGCGCCCGGGCTGAGAGACGTACTCCTGACCGGCAAGGCGTGCGAGGCCGTGCGGCGCAAGGACAAGGCTGGACGGTACATCTACGACTGCGTCGTCATGGACGCCCCTCCCACCGGGCGCATCACCCGCTTCCTCAACGTCAACGACGAGGTCGCCGGGCTCGCCCGGATAGGGCCGATACACAATCAGGCTCAGGCCGTGATGCGGGTGCTGAAGTCGGCCGAGACGGCCGTGCACCTGGTCACTCTGCTGGAGGAGATGCCCGTCCAGGAGACCGCGGACGGGATCGCCGAGCTCCGGGCCGCGCGGCTGCCGGTGGGGCGGGTCATCGTGAACATGGTGCGGCCCGAGGTGTTGGACGCCACCGACCTGGAACTCGTACGCAGTGTGCCGCGTGCCGCCCTCGCCAAGTCGCTGTCCTCCGCCGGGCTCGGCGGGGCACGGCGCGGCGGGAACGCCGAGCGGCTGGTGGACCCACTGCTGGCGCAGGCCGACGAGTACGCCGAGCGGTACGCGCTGGAGCAGGAGCAGCGGGCGGCCCTGGACGAGTTGGGGCTGCCGGTGCACGAACTGCCACTGCGCGCCGAGGGCATGGACCTGGCGGGCCTGTACGAACTCGCGGGCGAGCTGCGGGAACAGGGCCTGTCATGA
- a CDS encoding ArsA family ATPase codes for MSRPESAQAPDAARTSHLSPTRVLDLDPLLDDPETRIVVCCGSGGVGKTTTAAALGLRAAERGRKVVVLTIDPARRLAQSMGIDSLDNTPRRVKGVEGEGELHAMMLDMKRTFDEIVEAHADPDRAAAILGNPFYQSLSAGFAGTQEYMAMEKLGQLRARDEWDLIVVDTPPSRSALDFLDAPKRLGSFLDGKLIRVLLAPAKVGGRAGMKFLNVGMSMMTGALGKLLGGQLLKDVQTFVAAMDSMFGGFRTRADATYKLLQAPGTAFLVVAAPERDALREAAYFVERLAAEDMPLAGLVLNRVHGSGADRLSAERALAAAENLEEPGIVDQEGGKAGLRNSPDTYDSSESAASESPASDEPAPDAGSPAAPEAGSPAPDMERTTATDEPQPVPPQSATGADVPVPAHVERSVDQLTTSLLRLHAERMQLLSREQRTRDRFTSLHPEVAVAEVAALPGDVHDLTGLRDIGNRLAAHRPELPDPAAGT; via the coding sequence ATGAGCCGTCCGGAATCCGCCCAGGCGCCCGACGCCGCGCGCACCTCTCACCTGTCCCCCACACGCGTGCTCGATCTCGACCCTCTGCTCGACGACCCGGAGACCCGCATCGTGGTGTGCTGCGGTTCGGGTGGCGTCGGCAAGACCACGACCGCGGCGGCGCTGGGACTGCGGGCCGCCGAGCGCGGGCGCAAGGTGGTCGTCCTCACCATCGACCCGGCCCGCCGGCTCGCCCAGTCGATGGGCATCGACTCCCTGGACAACACCCCGCGCCGGGTGAAGGGCGTCGAGGGTGAGGGCGAGCTGCACGCGATGATGCTCGACATGAAGCGCACGTTCGACGAGATCGTCGAGGCGCACGCGGACCCCGACCGTGCGGCCGCGATCCTGGGCAACCCCTTCTACCAGTCGCTCTCGGCGGGCTTCGCGGGCACGCAGGAATACATGGCGATGGAGAAGCTGGGCCAGCTGCGCGCCCGGGACGAGTGGGACCTCATCGTCGTCGACACGCCGCCGTCCCGCTCGGCGCTGGACTTCCTGGACGCGCCCAAGCGGCTCGGCTCGTTCCTGGACGGCAAGCTCATCCGCGTCCTGCTGGCCCCCGCGAAGGTGGGCGGCCGCGCGGGGATGAAGTTCCTGAACGTCGGCATGTCGATGATGACGGGCGCGCTGGGCAAGCTGCTCGGCGGTCAGCTGCTGAAGGACGTACAGACCTTCGTGGCCGCGATGGACTCCATGTTCGGCGGGTTCCGTACGCGCGCGGACGCGACGTACAAGCTGCTCCAGGCGCCCGGGACGGCGTTCCTGGTGGTTGCCGCGCCGGAGCGGGACGCGCTGCGCGAGGCCGCGTACTTCGTGGAGCGGCTGGCCGCCGAGGACATGCCGCTCGCCGGTCTGGTGCTCAACCGGGTGCACGGCAGCGGCGCCGACCGGCTGTCGGCCGAGCGGGCGCTCGCCGCCGCGGAAAATCTTGAAGAGCCCGGCATTGTGGATCAGGAGGGCGGGAAAGCTGGACTTCGTAACTCCCCTGACACGTACGACAGTTCAGAGTCAGCCGCATCGGAATCGCCCGCTTCCGACGAACCGGCTCCCGACGCGGGCTCCCCCGCCGCTCCTGAGGCAGGCTCCCCCGCCCCCGACATGGAGCGCACCACAGCCACGGACGAGCCGCAGCCCGTCCCTCCGCAATCCGCCACCGGCGCCGATGTGCCGGTCCCGGCGCATGTGGAGCGGTCCGTCGACCAACTCACCACAAGCCTGCTGAGGCTGCACGCCGAGCGCATGCAGCTGCTCTCTCGTGAGCAGCGCACGCGTGACCGCTTCACCTCACTGCACCCCGAGGTGGCGGTGGCCGAAGTGGCCGCGCTGCCCGGCGATGTGCATGACCTGACCGGACTGCGGGACATCGGAAACCGGCTCGCGGCCCACCGGCCGGAGCTGCCCGACCCCGCGGCCGGCACCTGA
- a CDS encoding WhiB family transcriptional regulator has protein sequence MGWVVDWSAQAACRTTDPDELFVQGAAQNRAKAVCTGCPVRTECLADALDNRVEFGVWGGMTERERRALLRRRPTVTSWRRLLETARSEYERGAGILPLDDDQVYEDFAAVS, from the coding sequence ATGGGCTGGGTAGTCGACTGGAGTGCGCAGGCGGCCTGCCGCACTACCGATCCGGATGAACTGTTCGTTCAGGGAGCAGCGCAGAACAGGGCCAAGGCGGTGTGCACCGGATGCCCGGTGCGCACGGAGTGCCTGGCGGACGCGCTGGACAACCGCGTCGAGTTCGGCGTGTGGGGAGGAATGACCGAGCGGGAGCGCCGTGCGCTGCTGCGCAGGCGGCCCACCGTGACCTCCTGGCGTCGGCTGCTGGAGACCGCGCGCTCGGAGTACGAGCGGGGCGCGGGCATCCTGCCGCTCGACGACGACCAGGTGTACGAGGACTTCGCGGCGGTGAGCTGA
- a CDS encoding transglycosylase domain-containing protein, whose product MPKKRSGGGLSPTQQAAKFLGVSVLAGAVLAGIALPAVGALGLAAKGSVESFDELPVSLKTPPLSQRTTILDAKGDQIASVYSRDRTVVDLKDISPFMQKAIVAIEDARFYQHGAVDLKGVLRALNRNAQSGGVTEGASTLTQQYVKNVFVEEAGDDATKVAQATQQTLGRKIKELKYAIQVEEELGKKKILENYLNITFFGQQAYGVEAASQRYFSKSAKDLKLQEAALLAGIVQSPSRYDPVNDEAEAIKRRNIVLQRMADVGDVSRAEADKAKEAPLGLKVRKPNNGCITAVKGAGFFCQYVEKVFLSDPVFGKNREARAKIWNRGGLTITTTLDPQAQESVQASLKDHVNQDDKVAAATTLVEPGTGKVLGMGQSKPYGYDKNETEYNYSVDAAYGGSNFGFPTGSTFKPFVAAAALEEGRPPTQEYPSPYEMEYPSPVQTCDSKPWTNLRGEKLENEAESERGPYRLRKAMELSVNTYFVQMVADIGLCPVVNITDKLQVRQGNGDKLPETPSVTLGSIGLSPLTMASAYAAFASRGMYCTPIAIESISQKVGGEQKPLEVPKSTCSRAMSEQTADTINTLLQGVVDSGTGKEAGLTNRQSAGKTGTTDERRNAWFVGYTPNLSGAVWVGSATQKVKMRNIYIGGEYHDLVYGGRVPGPIWRDAMNGALDGKPDENFNTVHIPEDKPDRGRGDEDEDGDENGDGNNGDENVIGGLVGGGNNGGNNGGADGGTFPTPSFSIPEGWWQGQSNGGGTGGRG is encoded by the coding sequence ATGCCAAAGAAGCGCTCGGGCGGTGGGCTGTCGCCAACGCAACAGGCCGCCAAGTTCCTCGGTGTCAGTGTGCTCGCGGGAGCCGTGCTGGCCGGAATCGCGTTGCCCGCCGTCGGCGCGCTGGGGCTCGCGGCCAAGGGTTCGGTCGAGAGTTTCGACGAGCTCCCGGTCAGTCTCAAGACGCCGCCGCTGAGCCAGCGCACCACGATCCTGGACGCCAAGGGCGACCAGATCGCCTCGGTCTACTCGCGCGACCGTACAGTGGTCGACCTCAAGGACATCTCGCCGTTCATGCAGAAGGCGATCGTCGCGATCGAGGACGCCCGCTTCTACCAGCATGGCGCGGTCGACCTGAAGGGCGTCCTGCGCGCCCTCAACCGCAACGCGCAGAGCGGCGGCGTCACCGAGGGCGCGTCCACGCTCACCCAGCAGTACGTGAAGAACGTCTTCGTCGAGGAGGCCGGCGACGACGCGACGAAGGTCGCGCAGGCCACCCAGCAGACCCTCGGCCGCAAGATCAAGGAGCTGAAGTACGCGATCCAGGTCGAGGAGGAGCTCGGCAAGAAGAAGATCCTCGAGAACTACCTGAACATCACGTTCTTCGGCCAGCAGGCGTACGGCGTCGAGGCCGCCTCCCAGCGCTACTTCTCCAAGTCCGCCAAGGACCTCAAGCTCCAGGAAGCGGCCCTGCTCGCCGGCATCGTCCAGTCGCCGAGCCGCTACGACCCGGTCAACGACGAGGCCGAGGCCATCAAGCGGCGCAACATCGTCCTGCAGCGCATGGCCGACGTCGGCGACGTCTCCCGGGCGGAGGCCGACAAGGCCAAGGAGGCACCGCTCGGCCTGAAGGTCAGGAAGCCCAACAACGGCTGCATCACCGCGGTCAAGGGCGCCGGCTTCTTCTGCCAGTACGTCGAAAAGGTCTTCCTCAGCGACCCGGTCTTCGGCAAGAACCGCGAGGCCCGCGCCAAGATCTGGAACCGCGGCGGCCTGACCATCACGACGACCCTCGACCCGCAGGCCCAGGAATCGGTCCAGGCCTCGCTCAAGGACCACGTCAACCAGGACGACAAGGTCGCCGCCGCGACCACCCTCGTCGAGCCCGGCACCGGCAAGGTCCTCGGCATGGGCCAGTCGAAGCCGTACGGCTACGACAAGAACGAGACCGAGTACAACTACTCGGTCGACGCGGCCTACGGCGGATCCAACTTCGGCTTCCCGACCGGTTCGACGTTCAAGCCGTTCGTCGCGGCGGCCGCGCTGGAGGAGGGGCGCCCGCCGACGCAGGAGTACCCGTCGCCGTACGAGATGGAGTACCCGAGCCCGGTCCAGACGTGCGACAGCAAGCCGTGGACCAACCTGCGCGGCGAGAAGCTGGAGAACGAAGCCGAGTCGGAGCGCGGCCCCTACCGCCTGCGGAAGGCGATGGAGCTGTCGGTCAACACCTACTTTGTGCAGATGGTCGCCGACATCGGGCTGTGCCCGGTGGTCAACATCACCGACAAGCTGCAGGTCCGGCAGGGCAACGGCGACAAGCTCCCGGAGACCCCCTCCGTCACCCTCGGTTCGATCGGCCTCTCCCCGCTGACGATGGCTAGCGCGTACGCCGCCTTCGCCTCCCGCGGCATGTACTGCACGCCGATCGCCATCGAGTCGATCTCGCAGAAGGTCGGCGGGGAGCAGAAGCCGCTCGAGGTGCCTAAGTCGACGTGCTCGCGGGCGATGTCCGAGCAGACCGCGGACACCATCAACACCCTGCTGCAGGGCGTGGTCGACTCCGGCACGGGTAAGGAGGCCGGTCTCACCAACCGCCAGAGCGCCGGTAAGACGGGTACGACGGACGAGCGCCGCAACGCCTGGTTCGTCGGCTACACGCCGAACCTCTCGGGCGCCGTCTGGGTCGGCAGCGCCACCCAGAAGGTCAAGATGCGGAACATCTACATCGGCGGCGAGTACCACGACCTCGTCTACGGCGGCCGGGTCCCGGGCCCGATCTGGCGGGACGCGATGAACGGCGCCCTCGACGGCAAGCCCGACGAGAACTTCAACACCGTCCACATCCCGGAGGACAAGCCGGACCGGGGCCGCGGTGACGAGGACGAGGACGGCGACGAGAACGGCGACGGAAACAACGGCGACGAGAACGTCATCGGCGGCCTGGTCGGCGGCGGGAACAACGGCGGCAACAACGGCGGCGCGGACGGCGGTACGTTCCCGACGCCCTCCTTCTCGATCCCCGAGGGCTGGTGGCAGGGGCAGTCGAACGGGGGCGGCACCGGGGGGCGCGGCTGA
- a CDS encoding GatB/YqeY domain-containing protein: protein MTTLKSKLQEDLNAAIKERDELRSSTLRLTLAAITKEEVAGKEKRVLSDDEVQKVITREAKKRREAAEAFAQGGRAESAEREKAEGEVLATYLPKQLSDDQLNQIVAQAVEEAKAAGAEGPRAMGAVMKIVNPKVAGQAEGGRVAAVVKKLLAG from the coding sequence ATGACCACGCTCAAGTCGAAGCTGCAGGAAGACCTCAACGCCGCGATCAAGGAGCGCGACGAGCTCCGCTCCTCGACGCTCCGGCTGACGCTCGCCGCGATCACCAAGGAGGAGGTCGCGGGCAAGGAGAAGCGCGTGCTCTCCGACGACGAGGTGCAGAAGGTGATCACCCGCGAGGCGAAGAAGCGCCGTGAGGCGGCCGAGGCCTTCGCGCAGGGTGGTCGTGCCGAGTCCGCCGAGCGGGAGAAGGCGGAGGGCGAGGTCCTCGCCACGTACCTGCCGAAGCAGCTCAGCGACGACCAGCTGAACCAGATCGTCGCCCAGGCCGTCGAGGAGGCCAAGGCGGCCGGCGCCGAGGGCCCGCGGGCCATGGGCGCCGTCATGAAGATCGTGAACCCGAAGGTGGCCGGTCAGGCGGAGGGCGGCCGTGTGGCCGCGGTGGTCAAGAAGCTGCTCGCCGGCTGA
- a CDS encoding Pr6Pr family membrane protein — MTAPIPRDIPDLPAIPGIPALLPSHVPATAVVAPARRPLAAVCRLLVALAAAAAVAVELTLGSPLRTLSHFAIQANILLALVFILSARRAWSARRPLPSALTGATLLYALVTGLVYHLLLANESSPYALPGVLTGEAADPTGWHAITTQVLHTATPIAALLDWLLLTAPRQLHLRPAATWLLYPLTYLAVTLTRGELLPGTPARYLYPFLDVAQHGYKSVLGNALLIGLAIYALAIALVALDHARPNPIRHRVHRRTKTGFRLQPPVG, encoded by the coding sequence ATGACAGCCCCGATACCCAGGGACATCCCGGACCTCCCCGCGATACCGGGCATCCCCGCGCTGCTGCCGTCCCACGTCCCCGCCACCGCGGTGGTGGCCCCCGCCCGCCGCCCCCTGGCAGCGGTGTGCCGCCTGCTGGTCGCCCTGGCCGCGGCCGCGGCGGTCGCCGTCGAACTGACCCTCGGCAGCCCGCTGCGCACCCTGAGCCACTTCGCGATCCAGGCCAACATCCTGCTGGCCCTGGTCTTCATCCTCTCGGCCCGCCGCGCCTGGAGCGCCCGCCGCCCCCTGCCCTCCGCGCTGACGGGCGCCACGCTGCTCTACGCCCTGGTCACGGGCCTCGTCTATCACCTGCTGCTGGCCAACGAGTCAAGCCCTTACGCCCTCCCCGGCGTCCTCACGGGCGAGGCAGCCGACCCCACGGGCTGGCACGCGATCACCACCCAGGTCCTGCATACGGCGACACCCATCGCGGCCCTGCTGGACTGGCTGCTCCTGACGGCCCCCCGCCAGCTGCACCTGCGCCCGGCGGCGACCTGGCTGCTCTACCCCCTCACCTACCTGGCGGTCACCCTCACCCGAGGCGAACTCCTCCCCGGCACGCCGGCCCGCTACCTCTACCCCTTCCTCGACGTGGCCCAGCACGGCTACAAGAGCGTCCTCGGCAACGCCCTCCTCATCGGCCTGGCCATCTACGCCCTGGCCATCGCCCTCGTGGCCCTCGACCACGCCCGCCCTAACCCCATCCGCCACCGCGTCCACCGCCGCACGAAAACCGGATTTCGTCTCCAGCCACCGGTGGGCTAA